Proteins from one Chthoniobacterales bacterium genomic window:
- a CDS encoding amino acid permease, producing MAQRRLQGLQRVLGVNALVATAYGNVGSSIYYALGLVAALALGLTPIVFIITGVIFFWTAATYAEATTMYPEAGGSSSFARHAFNEFWSFFAAWGQMLNYVITVAISAFFVPHYIGGLFWEPLRSAPGDIIAGAAIIAILAAINVRGVKESAGLNIALAVVDFMTQLLLVIIGLVLVLDIDTL from the coding sequence ATGGCGCAACGCCGGCTCCAGGGCCTGCAGCGTGTCCTGGGGGTCAACGCGCTGGTCGCGACGGCCTACGGGAACGTCGGCTCATCGATCTACTACGCGCTCGGGCTCGTCGCGGCGCTCGCGCTCGGGCTCACCCCGATCGTCTTCATCATCACCGGGGTCATCTTCTTCTGGACGGCGGCGACCTACGCCGAGGCCACGACGATGTACCCCGAGGCCGGCGGATCGTCGTCGTTCGCCCGCCACGCGTTCAACGAGTTCTGGTCCTTCTTCGCCGCGTGGGGCCAGATGCTCAACTACGTCATCACGGTCGCCATCTCGGCGTTCTTCGTGCCGCACTACATCGGCGGGCTGTTCTGGGAGCCGCTGCGCTCGGCTCCCGGCGACATCATCGCGGGTGCCGCGATCATCGCGATCCTCGCCGCGATCAACGTCCGAGGCGTGAAGGAGTCGGCCGGGCTGAACATCGCGCTCGCGGTGGTCGACTTCATGACCCAACTGCTGCTCGTGATCATCGGCCTGGTGCTCGTGCTCGACATCGACACGCTGA
- a CDS encoding YceI family protein — translation MSFLEEQLGSGVWHVDGGFSSVTFSVRHLGIRDYRAGFREIDGSLDVGAGTLEISVPLDSLDLNQPEIRERMLSAEFLDAATYPDVLFVGSEVRGADGSRDITVSGELTLHGHVQPAEATGRLGVPGSHLLTGNEQVTIELAVTLDRRDFGLDWQEQLPDGGLTLSNEVTIEATLEFALEA, via the coding sequence ATGAGCTTCCTCGAGGAACAGCTGGGCTCCGGTGTATGGCACGTCGACGGTGGCTTCTCGTCGGTCACGTTCAGCGTGCGCCATCTGGGCATACGCGACTACCGCGCGGGCTTTCGTGAGATCGACGGCTCGCTCGACGTCGGCGCCGGGACGCTCGAGATCTCCGTGCCGCTCGACAGCCTTGACCTCAACCAGCCTGAGATCCGCGAGCGGATGCTGTCGGCGGAGTTCCTCGACGCGGCCACGTACCCCGATGTGCTCTTCGTGGGCAGCGAGGTGCGCGGCGCGGACGGCTCGCGCGACATCACCGTGTCGGGCGAGCTCACGCTCCACGGGCACGTACAGCCGGCAGAGGCGACCGGCCGGCTCGGCGTCCCCGGCTCGCATCTGCTGACCGGCAACGAGCAGGTCACGATCGAGCTGGCGGTCACGCTCGACCGCCGCGACTTCGGCCTGGACTGGCAGGAGCAGCTGCCGGACGGCGGCCTGACGCTGTCCAACGAAGTGACGATCGAGGCCACGCTCGAGTTCGCGCTCGAGGCCTGA